The following are encoded in a window of Podospora pseudoanserina strain CBS 124.78 chromosome 6, whole genome shotgun sequence genomic DNA:
- a CDS encoding hypothetical protein (EggNog:ENOG503NUKX; COG:S): MDSITRMAADTDLPSYQEATRRLDWVELIAPYVPIREYARLCLVNRRFYRHLAPRLWNDPLATAFTSAGRPVNRDIDIEWFYRFMEHMRCVRQATGLLVTCLDLRRVEAGTSELSLYSLSRSLSAYLQAVPVTFPQLRCILLNRHWDVEADDLAVATTPDTDHDASNAEGPLMLSIPQCQVKIPTAFFSSPYLHHLVYLDVSNMAGSLRKPLEQQRFGPERHPHLRVLKVGAREMGDSTAALLLRTFKQQLWSLDLSQNQLTDAVLNDLHIFAFPAESLRTDSHYDVEGRLEIIPGKGTPLFGQFCLIRESHWSATFSHADRYLVDAPNYTRLVEYTPQEGVRTRLNGRTKVQDDSEDEIRRSFSGTPGASSPRRESLHDLGVCQSHNGITHLYLGGNSITANGLVRLIMASPGQLQHLDCDSMVYEIHEAARPDWLPSSIHVSGLLGAAHAFRPVLSSNLQVLRIHHSLVTQLLSLKGRDGGGLSTMENLWLAETFLLPRAEMAYPQAFRPDMNPRLRLLTLTHIPRWSTGPLIYRLIELLKLASMQERAIQDMNRTLGKSRRGPATVVGLRHIRLEFDHDVKEELLEDGEEDGEEKNQKKYVAEKTTAAKEFSFFDDSRFSDFSFDSSSPAEVSSSNIDTTNTDTTPLTSVVAGPAADDHRAVPDQTVSNQSQTQRHSPSTLLHLPRTGDRSEPIVNWGNEGQSGRLTTGPEQRSSRGNWNGTEYTVPIWTGPPPPFYDSTEDTPQHEHQEVSSAVEAYMRNILDRRLCADAVPASPCHVLAGVPEGEFIWGAAWQAIVTRGDTTAAGKRRPQKRELMNGMRDVIGEIKAYRRKTRERYEAELKRARLNGDEVRLGEPHFYYGGRLEVVRAGREGGMLGWR; this comes from the exons ATGGACAGCATCACCCGCATGGCAGCAGACACAGACCTGCCATCCTACCAGGAGGCTACGCGGCGTCTGGACTGGGTCGAGCTTATCGCACCCTACGTGCCTATCCGAGAATATGCGCGTCTCTGCCTCGTCAACAGGCGTTTCTATCGCCATCTAGCGCCGCGTCTCTGGAATGACCCTTTGGCAACAGCCTTCACCTCCGCCGGCAGGCCTGTCAACCGAGACATTG ATATCGAGTGGTTCTACCGCTTCATGGAGCATATGCGATGTGTCCGCCAGGCCACTGGTCTCCTCGTTACTTGTCTAGACCTCCGCCGGGTAGAGGCCGGAACCTCTGAGCTTTCGCTGTATTCGCTGAGCAGATCGCTCTCGGCCTATCTACAGGCTGTGCCGGTCACATTCCCTCAACTTCGTTGCATTCTGCTGAATAGGCACTGGGATGTGGAGGCAGATGACCTGGCGGTGGCGACTACTCCCGATACGGACCATGATGCCAGCAATGCAGAGGGGCCATTGATGCTCAGCATACCGCAATGCCAAGTCAAGATACCGACcgccttcttttcgtcgCCTTATCTGCACCATCTTGTGTACCTGGATGTGTCCAACATGGCCGGCTCTCTCAGGAAGCCGCTGGAGCAACAGAGATTCGGCCCGGAGAGGCATCCTCACCTCCGTGTCCTCAAGGTAGGTGCAAGGGAGATGGGCGACTCAACGGCCGCCCTGCTGTTGAGAACATTCAAACAGCAGCTTTGGAGCTTGGACCTGAGCCAAAATCAACTAACAGATGCTGTGCTCAATGACTTGCATATTTTCGCCTTTCCTGCCGAAAGTTTGCGGACCGACAGTCATTATGATGTTGAAGGTAGACTGGAGATCATCCCCGGCAAGGGCACGCCTCTCTTTGGTCAGTTTTGCCTGATTAGAGAGTCTCACTGGAGTGCCACCTTTAGCCATGCCGACCGCTATCTGGTTGATGCCCCTAACTACACTCGCCTTGTTGAATACACTCCTCAGGAGGGTGTCCGTACACGTCTGAACGGCCGAACCAAAGTACAGGATGATTCGGAGGACGAGATTAGAAGATCATTTTCAGGCACTCCTggagcttcttcaccaaGACGGGAAAGCCTCCACGATCTAGGTGTCTGTCAAAGTCATAATGGCATTACTCACTTGTATCTCGGCGGTAACAGCATAACCGCCAACGGCTTGGTTAGGCTGATCATGGCATCCCCCGGGCAACTACAGCATCTCGATTGTGATAGCATGGTCTACGAAATTCACGAGGCTGCGAGGCCGGACTGGCTGCCGTCCAGCATCCATGTCTCAGGTCTGCTCGGAGCAGCGCACGCCTTCCGCCCCGTGCTTTCGTCAAACCTACAGGTCTTGCGcatccaccactccctcGTTACACAGCTCTTGTCTCTGAAAGGCCGTGATGGAGGTGGGCTGTCAACCATGGAAAACCTGTGGCTGGCCGAAACGTTCCTGCTTCCACGGGCCGAGATGGCGTACCCGCAAGCGTTCCGGCCAGATATGAATCCCCGGCTACGGCTCCTGACCTTGACACATATCCCGAGGTGGTCGACCGGCCCCCTGATTTACAGGCTGATAGAGCTCCTGAAGCTCGCCTCGATGCAGGAGCGGGCAATTCAAGACATGAACAGGACTCTAGGTAAGAGCCGCCGCGGCCCTGCCACTGTGGTCGGTCTGAGGCATATCCGACTGGAGTTTGATCATGATGTTAAGGAGGAATTGCTTGAggacggtgaagaagatggagaagagaagaatcAAAAGAAATATGTCGCTGAAAAAACAACGGCGGCCAAGGAATTTAGTTTCTTTGACGATTCTCGATTTTCTGACTTTTCATTcgattcttcttctcctgctgaGGTTTCTTCGTCAAACATAGACACAACAAACACAGACACCACGCCTCTCAcgtcggtggtggcgggTCCAGCAGCCGACGATCACAGGGCTGTTCCGGATCAAACCGTGTCAAATCAGAGTCAGACCCAGAGACAttctccctccaccctcttACATCTTCCCCGCACCGGCGACAGGTCCGAGCCCATTGTGAATTGGGGCAACGAGGGACAGTCGGGCCGACTGACGACTGGACCAGAAcaacgcagcagcagaggcaaCTGGAATGGAACGGAATATACCGTCCCCATCTGGACaggtccaccacctccttttTACGATTCAACTGAAGACACTCCACAACACGAGCATCAAGAAGTTTCCTCTGCAGTCGAGGCATACATGCGCAACATCCTCGACAGGCGTCTGTGTGCTGATGCGGTGCCTGCCAGCCCGTGTCATGTCCTGGCAGGTGTTCCAGAAGGTGAGTTCATCTGGGGCGCTGCATGGCAGGCGATTGTTACGAGGGGAGACACTACTGCggcaggaaaaagaaggccgcAGAAGAGGGAGCTGATGAATGGGATGAGGGATGTGATAGGGGAGATCAAAGCGTATAGAAGGAAAACGAGGGAGAGGTATGAAGCGGAGTTGAAGAGGGCTAGGCTGAATGGGGATGAGGTGAGATTGGGGGAGCCACATTTTTATTATGGGGGGAGATTGGAGGTTGTGAGGGctggaagggagggggggatgttggggtggaggtga